In a genomic window of Candidatus Equadaptatus faecalis:
- a CDS encoding ORF6N domain-containing protein: MAVKNEIALVTQENIRNKIYTIRGQRVMLDSDLAAIYGYTTKAFNQQVKNNIEKFEEDFMFQLTKEEVETFSRSNFLTLKMDKRGSNIKYKPYAFTEQGIYNQSPSSCGLR; encoded by the coding sequence ATGGCTGTTAAAAACGAAATCGCATTAGTAACGCAGGAAAACATCAGGAACAAAATCTACACAATACGCGGACAGCGTGTAATGCTTGACAGCGACCTCGCAGCGATTTACGGTTACACGACGAAGGCGTTTAATCAGCAGGTAAAAAACAATATCGAGAAATTTGAAGAAGATTTTATGTTCCAACTCACTAAGGAAGAGGTTGAAACATTTTCAAGGTCAAATTTTTTGACCTTGAAAATGGATAAACGCGGAAGCAATATAAAATACAAGCCCTACGCCTTTACCGAGCAGGGCATATACAATCAATCTCCGTCTTCCTGCGGGCTCCGTTAG
- a CDS encoding Bro-N domain-containing protein produces MAENAVQLFESKKIRTAWDENKEEWYLSVVDVVSALTESADPKQYIKKMRNRDEELNFKWGTICTPVKMIAADGRKREIQAANVEGILRIIQSIPSKKAEPFKLWLAQVGKERIDETIDPEIAIDRALETYLKKGYGEDWIHQRVLAIRVRNELTAEWRERGIKQGAEYAILTDEISKAWSGMTTRQYKNFKGLKKENLRDNMTTTELILNLLAETSTKDISAAEKPENFEESTKVAKRGGRIAGIARKALEAETGRPVLTDKNAVNFKELLTNVIETAGRTEK; encoded by the coding sequence ATGGCGGAAAACGCGGTACAGCTTTTTGAAAGCAAAAAAATCAGAACAGCATGGGACGAAAACAAAGAAGAATGGTACCTCTCCGTAGTTGACGTAGTCAGTGCGCTGACAGAAAGCGCAGATCCGAAACAATATATAAAGAAAATGAGAAACAGAGATGAAGAACTAAATTTTAAGTGGGGTACAATTTGTACCCCGGTTAAAATGATAGCTGCGGACGGTAGGAAACGTGAAATCCAAGCTGCAAATGTTGAAGGTATACTTCGTATTATTCAGTCCATACCCTCAAAAAAAGCAGAGCCGTTTAAGTTATGGCTTGCCCAAGTAGGCAAAGAAAGAATAGACGAAACAATAGACCCCGAAATTGCAATAGACAGAGCGCTTGAAACATACCTTAAAAAAGGGTACGGCGAAGACTGGATACACCAGCGCGTGCTTGCGATACGCGTTCGCAACGAACTTACTGCGGAATGGCGTGAAAGAGGCATAAAACAAGGGGCGGAATACGCAATACTCACGGACGAAATCAGCAAAGCGTGGTCAGGAATGACAACGAGGCAGTACAAGAACTTCAAAGGACTTAAAAAAGAAAACTTGCGCGACAACATGACAACAACAGAACTGATACTCAATCTGCTTGCTGAAACCTCAACAAAAGACATCTCGGCGGCGGAAAAGCCTGAAAATTTTGAAGAAAGCACAAAAGTCGCCAAACGCGGAGGCAGAATTGCCGGAATTGCGAGAAAAGCTCTTGAAGCTGAAACAGGCAGACCGGTACTGACAGACAAAAACGCAGTAAACTTCAAAGAACTTTTGACAAACGTAATTGAAACGGCTGGCAGAACTGAAAAATAA
- a CDS encoding aspartate-semialdehyde dehydrogenase gives MKKVAVLGATGLVGREMLKTLEQRNFPVSEIIPLASPRSEGAKIKYNGEDITVHAVSENSFKGVDIAIFSAGGGTSRTWAPVAAKSGAIVVDNSSAWRMDPDCPLVVPEINPEDIKECRKGIIANPNCATIQALVALWPLHKEAGLKYINVSTYQSVAGTGIKGLSALENEAKAWAEGKEICTEGSPYAHQIAFDLLPHIGPFDDEGISEEEWKMVNESRKIMHLPNLRVSGITVRVPVFRGHGEAVTAQFEKELTPARAKEILSSADGVILRDDPKNAIYPLPIEAAGNDAVYVGRIRRDTGLDNALAMWVVADNLRKGAALNAVQIAELL, from the coding sequence ATGAAAAAAGTAGCAGTACTTGGGGCAACAGGGCTTGTCGGCCGTGAAATGCTCAAAACGCTCGAACAGAGAAACTTCCCTGTATCCGAAATAATACCCCTTGCTTCGCCGCGCTCGGAAGGCGCGAAAATCAAATACAACGGCGAAGACATCACCGTACACGCCGTCAGCGAAAACTCCTTCAAAGGCGTTGACATCGCAATATTCTCAGCAGGCGGCGGAACCTCGCGCACCTGGGCGCCGGTGGCGGCAAAATCGGGCGCAATCGTCGTTGACAACAGCTCTGCATGGCGAATGGACCCCGACTGCCCTCTCGTTGTGCCTGAAATCAACCCCGAAGACATCAAAGAATGCAGAAAAGGAATTATAGCAAACCCCAACTGCGCAACCATACAGGCGCTTGTTGCCCTTTGGCCGCTGCACAAAGAAGCCGGACTCAAATACATCAACGTCAGCACCTACCAGTCAGTCGCAGGCACAGGCATAAAAGGCCTCAGCGCCCTTGAAAACGAAGCGAAAGCATGGGCGGAAGGCAAAGAAATCTGCACCGAAGGAAGCCCCTACGCGCACCAGATAGCCTTTGACCTTCTCCCGCACATAGGACCCTTCGACGACGAAGGAATATCCGAAGAAGAATGGAAAATGGTAAACGAATCAAGAAAAATCATGCACCTGCCCAACCTCCGCGTCAGCGGCATAACGGTACGAGTTCCCGTATTCAGGGGACACGGCGAAGCGGTAACGGCGCAGTTTGAAAAAGAACTCACCCCTGCCCGCGCGAAAGAAATCCTCAGCAGCGCAGACGGAGTAATACTCCGCGACGACCCCAAAAACGCAATATACCCGCTGCCGATCGAAGCAGCCGGAAACGACGCGGTCTACGTCGGACGCATCCGCAGAGACACTGGGCTTGACAACGCTCTTGCAATGTGGGTTGTCGCCGACAACCTCCGCAAAGGCGCGGCGCTCAACGCTGTACAAATCGCGGAACTGCTCTGA
- a CDS encoding aspartate kinase, translating into MSWEKYPLTVLKFGGTSVADAERMKHVAEIVKKIRDENNRVAVVVSAMGSMTDDLLALAEDVSMTRDGREIDQLLATGEQQSVALLSLALQQSGIPAQSFTARQAGIKAKGFPMEGRIYDIEPLAVEKVLNEGTVAVITGFQAINDNGDVITLGRGGSDLSAVALAAALKADSCRLLKDVEGIYTADPRVVPQAKKIKEMDFDECMELAVKGAGVLQARSVEMAARYKVPLYVASSFVEEEGTWVMNNPVTEGLVIKSVVHDTKVAKVVIYGVPDTPGMAAGLFTSLAEQGVGVMMIIQNNMRGGVNDIGFLVKKTDLEKGIQVCRKYCRETDAQGVSFDTEISRVSIIGAGIANHPEVPSKMFKILAEANVNIEMIASSSMAITVIVASNHAEEAVLALHKAFIEEASV; encoded by the coding sequence ATGAGCTGGGAAAAATATCCGCTTACCGTACTGAAATTCGGCGGCACCTCTGTTGCCGACGCCGAAAGAATGAAACACGTGGCGGAAATAGTAAAGAAAATACGCGATGAAAACAACCGTGTGGCGGTAGTCGTCTCGGCAATGGGCAGCATGACCGACGACCTGCTCGCCCTTGCGGAAGACGTTTCCATGACACGTGACGGCAGGGAAATAGACCAGCTGCTTGCCACAGGCGAACAGCAGAGCGTTGCGCTCCTCTCCCTTGCGCTTCAGCAGTCGGGAATACCTGCGCAGTCCTTCACGGCGCGGCAAGCGGGAATAAAAGCCAAAGGTTTCCCCATGGAAGGACGCATATACGACATAGAGCCTTTGGCTGTTGAAAAAGTGCTCAACGAAGGAACAGTAGCGGTCATCACAGGATTTCAGGCGATAAATGACAACGGCGACGTAATCACCCTCGGCAGAGGAGGCTCCGACCTCTCGGCAGTTGCCCTGGCGGCAGCCCTGAAAGCGGACTCCTGCCGGCTGCTCAAAGACGTTGAAGGCATATATACGGCAGACCCCAGAGTAGTGCCGCAGGCAAAAAAAATAAAAGAAATGGATTTTGACGAATGCATGGAACTTGCGGTCAAAGGCGCAGGCGTGCTTCAGGCGAGAAGCGTTGAAATGGCGGCGCGCTACAAAGTTCCGCTCTACGTTGCATCAAGCTTTGTCGAAGAGGAGGGTACATGGGTAATGAACAATCCCGTAACGGAAGGACTTGTAATAAAATCGGTTGTACACGATACAAAAGTTGCAAAAGTAGTTATATACGGTGTTCCCGACACCCCGGGTATGGCTGCGGGGCTCTTCACCAGCCTTGCGGAACAGGGCGTCGGCGTAATGATGATAATACAGAACAACATGCGCGGAGGAGTCAATGACATAGGCTTCCTCGTCAAAAAAACCGACCTTGAAAAAGGAATACAGGTCTGCAGAAAATACTGCCGCGAAACAGACGCGCAGGGAGTTTCCTTCGACACCGAAATATCCCGTGTATCAATAATCGGCGCGGGAATTGCAAACCACCCCGAAGTACCTTCAAAAATGTTCAAAATACTTGCCGAAGCGAACGTCAACATAGAAATGATTGCGTCGTCATCAATGGCAATAACCGTTATAGTGGCTTCCAACCATGCGGAAGAAGCCGTACTTGCACTGCACAAAGCATTTATTGAGGAGGCGTCAGTATAA
- the thrB gene encoding homoserine kinase: MEASDRDLIVIRTPATSANLGSGFDCLGMALSLNNIFRLTDILPKGEYRIEAHGESARELQEPEHNLVIEAYERACKEWGVEGPGFTMWCHNIIPLCRGLGSSAGAVVGGVLFAKTLTGYECDEDELLRVMTLIEGHPDNAAPCYLGGMVVSCWDGQTLRYVKLPPLPSDVQCVVAVPDERVNTHDARMALPKQVSFEDAVFNLGRSAFLTAAWATGKWDYLHWGMDDRLHQPYRTKLFSGGDVIFDRVKALPECISVAISGSGSSVIAIVRGAAQRVAETMCKTFMEYGVASQFFVLDGTSQGATMHVDEAELAKALKEGGACK; this comes from the coding sequence ATCGAAGCAAGCGACAGAGACCTCATAGTAATACGCACCCCTGCGACGAGCGCAAACCTGGGCTCAGGCTTTGACTGCCTCGGCATGGCGCTCTCCCTGAACAACATATTCAGGCTTACGGACATTCTTCCGAAAGGCGAATACCGCATTGAAGCGCACGGCGAAAGCGCGCGCGAGCTTCAGGAACCTGAGCACAATCTTGTAATAGAAGCGTACGAACGCGCCTGCAAGGAATGGGGAGTTGAAGGCCCTGGATTTACAATGTGGTGCCACAACATAATCCCGCTTTGCAGAGGGCTTGGAAGTTCCGCAGGTGCGGTTGTCGGCGGCGTACTCTTTGCCAAAACGCTCACCGGCTACGAATGTGACGAAGACGAACTGCTCCGCGTAATGACGCTCATCGAAGGACACCCTGACAACGCCGCGCCCTGCTATCTCGGCGGCATGGTCGTAAGCTGCTGGGACGGACAGACGCTGCGCTACGTAAAACTTCCGCCGCTGCCCTCAGACGTGCAGTGCGTCGTTGCGGTGCCGGACGAACGCGTCAACACGCACGACGCGCGTATGGCGCTCCCGAAACAGGTTTCCTTTGAAGACGCGGTATTCAACCTCGGACGCTCCGCATTCCTCACGGCGGCGTGGGCAACCGGAAAATGGGATTATCTGCACTGGGGAATGGACGACAGACTCCATCAGCCCTACCGCACAAAACTCTTTAGCGGCGGCGACGTAATATTTGACCGCGTAAAAGCGCTTCCCGAGTGCATAAGCGTTGCAATAAGCGGCTCAGGCTCAAGCGTCATAGCGATAGTCCGCGGCGCCGCGCAGCGCGTTGCGGAAACAATGTGCAAAACCTTCATGGAATACGGCGTTGCGTCGCAGTTCTTCGTGCTCGACGGCACCTCGCAGGGCGCAACGATGCACGTTGACGAAGCGGAGCTTGCAAAAGCATTGAAGGAAGGCGGTGCGTGCAAATGA
- a CDS encoding threonine synthase, with the protein MGVIQNYGKLLPVTEKTPRITLGEGNTPLVYIENISKMLEIELYGKLEGCNPSGSFKDRGMVMAFAKALEDGAKAFVCASTGNTSASAAAYAASVGKPCFVLLPAGKVALGKLAQALMYGAKVIAVKGNFDMALELAREAAEKEGFAIVNSVNPYRLWGQRSGAWEVCDVLGQAPDWHAVPVGNAGNISAYWAGYKQYKEIGKIDKLPRMMGFQAEGAAPLVTGKPCPNPETLATAIRIGNPVSAHLAKAAVEESDGEFNSVTDEEILAAQKLLSSKGGIFAEPASCAPLAGLVKLKKLGKLPKGIKVVMVLTGNGLKDPDTAMSQVGSPVEIGDTLEELLEVMKG; encoded by the coding sequence ATGGGTGTAATTCAAAACTACGGAAAACTTTTGCCGGTGACGGAGAAAACTCCGCGTATAACTCTCGGCGAGGGGAACACTCCTCTCGTGTATATTGAAAACATAAGCAAAATGCTTGAAATAGAACTTTACGGAAAGCTCGAGGGTTGCAACCCGTCAGGCTCTTTCAAAGACAGGGGAATGGTAATGGCGTTTGCAAAAGCGCTTGAAGACGGCGCAAAAGCGTTTGTCTGCGCTTCGACGGGCAATACCTCAGCCTCGGCGGCAGCCTATGCCGCTTCCGTAGGCAAACCGTGTTTCGTACTGCTTCCGGCAGGCAAGGTTGCGCTTGGCAAGCTCGCGCAGGCACTCATGTACGGCGCGAAAGTTATAGCAGTAAAAGGCAACTTTGACATGGCTCTTGAACTCGCGCGCGAAGCGGCGGAAAAAGAAGGCTTTGCAATAGTCAACTCGGTCAACCCCTACCGCCTCTGGGGACAGAGAAGCGGCGCATGGGAAGTCTGTGACGTACTCGGACAGGCACCCGACTGGCACGCGGTGCCGGTAGGCAACGCAGGAAACATCAGCGCGTACTGGGCAGGCTACAAACAGTACAAAGAAATCGGGAAAATAGACAAACTGCCGCGAATGATGGGCTTTCAGGCGGAAGGCGCGGCGCCTCTTGTAACGGGCAAACCGTGTCCCAACCCCGAAACGCTCGCAACCGCAATCCGCATAGGCAACCCTGTCAGCGCACACCTTGCAAAAGCGGCGGTTGAAGAATCAGACGGCGAATTTAATTCCGTGACGGACGAAGAAATACTTGCCGCGCAGAAACTGCTTTCCTCAAAAGGCGGAATATTTGCGGAACCTGCGTCATGCGCTCCGCTCGCGGGACTTGTGAAACTCAAAAAACTCGGAAAACTGCCGAAAGGCATAAAAGTCGTTATGGTACTCACCGGCAACGGGCTTAAAGACCCTGACACCGCAATGTCCCAGGTGGGAAGCCCCGTTGAAATAGGCGACACGCTGGAAGAACTGCTGGAGGTGATGAAAGGTTGA
- the greA gene encoding transcription elongation factor GreA: MAKVEEHIRLSQEGYDKLKAELVQLRSEGRAQIAAKLEEARGFGDLSENAEYHAAKEEQEKIEGRILQLETQLAKAIVIDEKNIDTSVVSLGTTVTFEEKKKSFTYQIVATEEADIQAEPPKISKDSPVGLALLGNAVKAAVTVRTPKGIRKLKITKIEK; the protein is encoded by the coding sequence ATGGCAAAAGTAGAAGAACATATCAGACTGTCGCAGGAAGGCTACGACAAACTTAAAGCAGAGCTCGTCCAGCTTCGTTCCGAAGGCCGCGCACAGATAGCCGCAAAGCTTGAGGAAGCCCGCGGTTTCGGCGACCTCAGCGAAAACGCCGAATATCATGCGGCAAAGGAAGAGCAGGAAAAAATCGAAGGAAGAATTCTGCAGCTCGAAACTCAGCTCGCAAAGGCAATCGTTATCGACGAAAAAAACATCGACACGAGCGTAGTCAGCCTCGGAACAACGGTAACCTTTGAAGAGAAGAAGAAAAGCTTTACCTACCAGATAGTCGCTACGGAAGAGGCTGATATCCAGGCGGAACCTCCGAAGATTTCAAAAGACAGTCCGGTAGGTTTGGCGCTGCTCGGCAATGCGGTAAAAGCAGCCGTTACCGTCCGCACCCCGAAAGGCATCAGAAAGCTTAAAATAACAAAAATAGAAAAATAA
- a CDS encoding D-alanine--D-alanine ligase codes for MKIVVACGGTSPEREVSLNSGEAVASALAEFGHDVIKADIRSPEEIVFNWADYDADGVFVALHGDWGEDGTLQACLASHGIPFTGSGAEACMFGMYKDVARFLFDASGVQIAEGYAKPKGSAFDDRDTAMLEKYGHLIIKPNSGGSTVGLTQVKSREDFERGMELAWNSYVYEDKALVEQYIPGREATCPVWERADGSLIALPVIEIKPKEGFYDYKNKYTHGNTEYVCPAEFDAELTAKVQQAALLAHKSLGARAYSRTDFRITDDGGVYALEANLAPGMTSTSLVPKAAKAYGVSFPEFLDEIVRVSFGIQRKYQ; via the coding sequence ATGAAAATAGTAGTTGCGTGCGGCGGCACCAGTCCTGAAAGAGAAGTATCGCTGAATTCCGGAGAGGCAGTGGCATCTGCGCTTGCCGAATTTGGTCACGATGTTATAAAGGCGGATATCCGTTCGCCGGAAGAAATAGTTTTCAACTGGGCGGATTACGATGCAGACGGAGTGTTTGTTGCTCTTCACGGAGACTGGGGAGAAGACGGGACACTTCAGGCGTGTCTTGCGTCACACGGGATTCCTTTTACGGGTTCAGGCGCCGAAGCCTGCATGTTTGGTATGTACAAGGACGTTGCGAGATTCCTCTTTGACGCTTCCGGAGTACAGATTGCCGAAGGCTACGCGAAACCTAAAGGCAGCGCTTTTGACGACCGCGACACTGCAATGCTTGAAAAATACGGGCACCTTATAATCAAACCGAACAGCGGCGGAAGCACAGTAGGTCTGACGCAGGTGAAAAGCCGTGAAGATTTTGAGCGCGGCATGGAGCTTGCATGGAACAGCTACGTGTACGAAGACAAAGCGCTTGTTGAGCAGTATATCCCGGGCAGAGAAGCGACCTGCCCCGTTTGGGAAAGAGCCGACGGTAGTCTGATTGCGCTTCCGGTTATAGAAATTAAGCCCAAAGAGGGCTTCTACGATTACAAAAACAAATACACGCACGGAAACACCGAGTACGTCTGTCCTGCGGAATTTGACGCGGAGCTTACGGCAAAGGTTCAGCAGGCTGCGCTGCTTGCGCACAAAAGTCTCGGCGCGAGAGCGTACAGCCGCACCGATTTCAGAATTACGGACGACGGCGGGGTCTACGCGCTCGAAGCAAATCTGGCGCCCGGAATGACCTCAACGAGCCTTGTTCCGAAAGCAGCCAAAGCCTACGGCGTAAGCTTCCCGGAATTTTTGGACGAAATAGTCAGAGTTTCGTTCGGAATACAGAGAAAATATCAGTAA